Proteins encoded together in one Chryseobacterium sp. G0201 window:
- a CDS encoding efflux transporter outer membrane subunit, translating into MKRIKNIFLTFILAIGSVSCVSKLAYTEPELELPEKFQYTATADTASVANLEWKQFFSDPILQGLIEKGIKNNYDLQIALKQVASSQERLKQAKYLQYPDVGFGVSAQISKPSKNSMNGQSLNLFLGQSHVEDYNAAFNLSWEADIWGKIKNQQEVSRMQYLQTYEATKAIQTQVVAAIAQGYYNLLMLDKQMNIAKSNLELSNNTLSITEKMWQSGDTTSLGVQQATAQKQSTELLITQLEQNIAIQENALSILVGENPNKVTRTIEMSDTSLPQNISTGLPAAMVSRRPDVRQQELVLLESNSMVGIAQANMYPALKITANGGVNSFKIDNWFQIPASLFGSVLGGLTQPIFQKRQLKTDLNVAKIQREKNVLAFRQSVLNAVGEVSDALVSNESLKVQEQKATEQVATLKNGIKSAEMLYKGGMANYLEVITAQGNSLQAELNLASVKRQRLSSIVDLYRALGGGWK; encoded by the coding sequence ATGAAAAGAATAAAGAATATTTTTCTCACATTTATATTGGCTATAGGCTCGGTTTCATGTGTCTCCAAATTGGCATATACAGAACCGGAGCTTGAGCTTCCAGAGAAATTCCAATACACAGCAACGGCAGATACAGCAAGTGTTGCCAATCTGGAATGGAAACAATTTTTCAGCGACCCTATTTTACAAGGTTTGATTGAAAAAGGAATTAAAAATAATTACGATCTACAAATTGCTTTAAAACAAGTCGCTTCTTCACAGGAAAGACTGAAACAGGCGAAATATCTTCAATATCCGGATGTTGGTTTCGGAGTTTCAGCGCAGATTTCAAAACCGTCAAAAAACAGTATGAATGGACAAAGCTTAAATCTATTTTTAGGGCAAAGCCATGTTGAAGATTACAACGCAGCCTTCAATCTCTCTTGGGAAGCTGATATTTGGGGTAAAATTAAAAATCAACAAGAGGTTTCAAGAATGCAGTATCTGCAGACTTATGAAGCTACAAAAGCAATTCAGACGCAAGTCGTTGCAGCAATTGCTCAAGGTTATTATAATTTGTTGATGCTTGACAAACAAATGAATATTGCAAAATCTAATTTAGAATTAAGCAATAACACCTTGTCTATCACAGAAAAGATGTGGCAAAGTGGTGATACAACTTCATTGGGCGTTCAGCAGGCAACTGCTCAGAAGCAATCTACGGAACTTTTGATCACTCAATTGGAACAAAATATTGCCATTCAGGAAAATGCATTGAGTATTTTGGTGGGTGAGAATCCAAATAAAGTGACCAGAACCATCGAAATGTCCGACACTTCATTACCTCAAAATATTTCTACAGGACTTCCTGCAGCGATGGTAAGCCGTCGTCCGGATGTTCGTCAACAGGAATTGGTATTGTTGGAATCCAATTCAATGGTCGGAATTGCTCAGGCAAATATGTATCCGGCATTGAAAATCACAGCTAACGGTGGCGTAAATTCATTTAAAATTGATAACTGGTTTCAGATTCCGGCTTCATTATTCGGATCTGTGTTGGGAGGATTAACTCAGCCTATTTTCCAGAAAAGACAATTGAAAACAGATTTAAATGTTGCTAAAATTCAGAGAGAGAAAAACGTTTTGGCGTTCCGTCAATCTGTTTTGAATGCAGTAGGTGAAGTTTCTGATGCTTTGGTTTCAAATGAAAGTTTAAAAGTTCAGGAACAGAAAGCAACAGAACAAGTTGCAACGTTGAAAAACGGAATTAAAAGTGCCGAAATGCTTTATAAAGGCGGAATGGCAAATTACCTGGAAGTAATTACAGCTCAGGGAAATTCTCTACAGGCTGAATTGAATCTTGCGTCCGTAAAAAGACAGAGATTAAGCAGTATTGTAGATTTATACCGAGCTCTAGGTGGCGGTTGGAAGTAG
- the miaA gene encoding tRNA (adenosine(37)-N6)-dimethylallyltransferase MiaA, with the protein MKKKNLISVVGPTGIGKTRLAIDLANHFSTEIISCDSRQFFKEMKIGTASPSQEELEQATHHFIGNLSVQEYYSIGQYEEDALKKLKELFKKYDTVILVGGSMMYEKAVIEGLNDLPEANEENQSKLQKILDNEGIEKLQEILKELDPQYFAVVDFHNHRRLFRSIDVIWQTNKKYSELIAVSQDSRDFNVIRIGIEAPREELYDRINRRVDIMMEKGLLEEAEGLEKFKGLTALNTVGYAELFKYFDGEWDLDFAVSEIKKNSRRYAKRQLTWYRKADDIHYLQLGYSQEDFDGLIEYINREIGE; encoded by the coding sequence GTGAAAAAGAAAAACTTAATTTCTGTTGTAGGTCCCACCGGAATTGGAAAAACAAGATTGGCAATTGATTTGGCCAACCATTTCAGCACAGAGATCATTTCCTGTGATTCTCGCCAATTTTTTAAGGAAATGAAAATCGGTACCGCTTCGCCTTCGCAGGAAGAATTAGAGCAAGCAACTCATCATTTTATTGGAAATCTTTCGGTTCAGGAATATTATTCTATCGGGCAATATGAGGAAGATGCCTTAAAAAAACTCAAAGAACTTTTCAAAAAATATGATACCGTGATTTTGGTTGGCGGAAGCATGATGTATGAAAAAGCGGTGATTGAAGGGCTGAATGATTTACCTGAAGCTAATGAAGAAAATCAAAGCAAACTCCAAAAGATTCTGGATAACGAAGGAATTGAAAAATTACAGGAAATCCTGAAAGAACTCGATCCTCAGTATTTTGCGGTAGTAGATTTTCACAATCATCGAAGACTTTTCCGATCTATTGATGTTATTTGGCAAACGAATAAAAAATATTCTGAATTAATTGCTGTTTCACAAGATTCAAGAGATTTCAATGTGATCCGAATCGGAATTGAAGCTCCACGAGAAGAACTGTACGACAGAATCAACAGGAGAGTGGATATTATGATGGAAAAAGGCTTGTTGGAGGAAGCAGAAGGTTTGGAGAAATTCAAAGGATTGACCGCTTTAAATACGGTTGGATATGCAGAATTATTCAAATATTTTGATGGAGAATGGGATTTGGATTTTGCCGTTTCTGAAATCAAGAAAAACAGCCGAAGATATGCAAAACGTCAACTGACTTGGTATAGAAAAGCGGATGATATTCATTATTTGCAATTAGGATATTCTCAGGAGGATTTTGATGGCTTGATTGAGTATATTAATCGGGAAATTGGCGAGTAA
- a CDS encoding YicC/YloC family endoribonuclease — protein sequence MILSMTGFGRAEDVFEGKKITVDVKSLNSKSFDLNIKIPLRYKEKEFEIRKILNDRIIRGKVDCYINIENLEESNDVKINKKLIDSYMNELRNIASDAPEFEYLKMAVRLPDAITSRPDELTDGEWESLAKIVNNAIDKFEEFRKTEGKTLHQELEKNIKNIDKYLSEVIPFEEVRIQSVKERYQKSLKEFENVDETRFYQEMAYFTEKLDIAEEKVRLTQHLKYYQEVMDNEDFNGKKLGFISQEIGREINTLGSKANHAEIQKLVVMMKDDLEKIKEQTLNVL from the coding sequence ATGATTTTATCAATGACCGGTTTCGGTAGAGCCGAAGATGTTTTTGAAGGAAAAAAAATAACCGTAGATGTTAAATCACTGAACAGCAAAAGCTTTGATTTAAATATAAAAATACCGTTACGCTATAAAGAGAAAGAATTCGAGATCAGAAAAATTCTTAACGATAGAATTATCCGAGGAAAAGTGGATTGCTATATCAATATAGAAAATCTTGAAGAATCCAATGATGTGAAAATCAATAAAAAACTGATTGATTCTTACATGAATGAACTTCGAAATATTGCTTCGGATGCTCCGGAATTTGAGTACCTTAAAATGGCGGTAAGACTTCCTGATGCCATCACATCAAGACCAGATGAATTAACGGATGGCGAATGGGAATCTTTAGCAAAAATTGTTAATAATGCAATTGACAAGTTTGAAGAGTTCAGAAAAACGGAAGGGAAAACCTTACACCAAGAACTTGAGAAAAATATTAAAAATATCGACAAATATTTGTCCGAAGTAATTCCTTTTGAAGAAGTGAGAATCCAGAGTGTGAAAGAGCGTTACCAAAAATCTTTAAAAGAATTTGAAAACGTTGATGAAACTCGTTTCTATCAGGAAATGGCTTATTTCACAGAGAAATTGGATATTGCTGAGGAAAAAGTAAGATTGACTCAACACTTAAAATATTATCAGGAAGTAATGGATAATGAAGATTTCAACGGAAAAAAATTAGGTTTTATTTCCCAGGAAATCGGAAGAGAGATCAATACATTAGGTTCAAAAGCCAATCATGCTGAGATCCAAAAATTGGTCGTGATGATGAAGGATGATTTGGAAAAAATTAAAGAACAAACTCTAAACGTTTTGTAA
- the gmk gene encoding guanylate kinase, producing the protein MNKVIIFSAPSGSGKTTLVKHSLEIFNELQFSISCTTRQPRGNEAHAVDYHFLSPDEFRQKISEDAFVEFEEVYTDKYYGTLKSEVEKIWNQGKVVIFDVDVKGGISLKKYFGEKALSIFIEPPSIEELERRLISRNTDDAETIKTRVEKAEEEMSYAKEFDKIVINNDLDIAKEEIESLIKKFIEETRS; encoded by the coding sequence ATGAATAAAGTTATCATATTTTCAGCGCCGTCTGGAAGCGGAAAAACTACATTAGTAAAGCATTCTTTGGAGATATTTAATGAGCTTCAGTTTTCAATTTCTTGCACGACAAGACAACCGAGAGGAAATGAAGCCCATGCAGTGGATTATCATTTTTTAAGTCCTGATGAATTCAGACAGAAAATTTCGGAAGATGCTTTTGTAGAATTTGAAGAAGTGTATACTGATAAATATTACGGTACTTTAAAGTCTGAAGTTGAAAAGATCTGGAATCAGGGGAAAGTTGTGATTTTTGATGTTGATGTAAAAGGTGGAATTTCTTTAAAAAAGTATTTTGGAGAAAAAGCCTTATCTATTTTCATTGAACCGCCTTCCATTGAAGAATTGGAACGAAGATTGATTTCCAGAAACACTGATGATGCAGAGACCATCAAAACCCGCGTAGAAAAGGCAGAAGAAGAAATGTCTTACGCAAAAGAATTTGATAAAATCGTGATCAATAACGATTTAGATATTGCAAAAGAAGAAATAGAAAGTTTAATAAAAAAATTTATAGAAGAAACTAGAAGTTAG